One stretch of Vulpes lagopus strain Blue_001 chromosome 12, ASM1834538v1, whole genome shotgun sequence DNA includes these proteins:
- the LOC121473883 gene encoding histone H2B type 2-E1-like — MGAEHGQQLQSRGRRGRGSGDKKSKKRSRRKETYSMYIYKVLKQVHPAIGISSKAMSIMKSFVNDVFERLAGEAARLAQYSGRTTLTSREVQTVVHLLLPGELAKHAVSEGTKAVTKYTSSK; from the coding sequence ATGGGCGCTGAGCATGGGCAGCAGCTGCAGTCCAGGGGCCGCAGGGGCCGTGGTTCTGGCGATAAGAAGTCCAAAAAGCGTAGCCGGCGCAAGGAAACCTACTCGATGTATATCTACAAGGTGCTAAAGCAGGTGCACCCGGCCATCGGCATCTCTTCCAAGGCCATGAGCATCATGAAATCATTTGTGAACGATGTGTTTGAACGGCTGGCTGGCGAGGCTGCCCGGCTGGCCCAGTACTCAGGCCGGACCACACTGACATCCCGGGAGGTCCAGACAGTGGTGCATCTGCTGCTGCCCGGAGAGCTGGCCAAGCATGCTGTATCTGAGGGCACCAAGGCCGTCACCAAGTACACCAGCTCCAAGTGA